The Glycine soja cultivar W05 chromosome 8, ASM419377v2, whole genome shotgun sequence genome has a window encoding:
- the LOC114422044 gene encoding uncharacterized protein LOC114422044 isoform X2 yields the protein MITCLSIVAGTNTHFLSPATVVAMGKVVLLFLCMVLVVVPLACTDSIQKLEVQKHLKNLNRPPVRSIKSPDGDVIDCIHVTHQPAFDHPDLKNHKIQMKPNFHPEGHPFGESKVSSNSKPITQLWHQNGRCPEGTIPVRRTKKDDILRTSSVQHFGKKKQSSFPQPKPAKPLPDIISQSGHQHAIVYVEGDKYYGAKATINVWDPKIQQPNEFSLSQMWILGGSFGQDLNSIEAGWQVSPDLYGDNNTRLFTYWTSDAYQATGCYNLLCSGFIQINSDIALGASISPLSKYSSSQYDISILVWKDPKEGNWWMQFGNDHVMGYWPAPLFSYLSDSASMIEWGGEVVNSESDGQHTSTQMGSGHFPEEGFGKASYFKNIQIVDGDNKLRAPKDLGTYTEQDSCYNVQTGSAGDWGNYFYYGGPGRNPNCP from the exons ATGATCACATGCTTGTCCATTGTAGCGGGAACTAACACACACTTTCTCTCTCCTGCCACT GTTGTTGCAATGGGGAAGGTTGTGTTGTTGTTTCTTTGCATGGTATTGGTGGTGGTGCCTTTGGCTTGTACTGATTCAATTCAGAAGCTTGAGGTTCAGAAGCACTTGAAGAACTTGAATAGGCCTCCTGTTAGGTCCATCAAG AGTCCTGATGGAGATGTTATTGATTGCATCCATGTTACACACCAGCCAGCTTTTGATCACCCTGACCTCAAAAATCACAAGATTCAG ATGAAACCAAATTTCCATCCAGAAGGGCATCCTTTTGGAGAAAGCAAAGTCTCTTCAAATTCAAAGCCTATTACTCAGCTGTGGCACCAAAATGGGAGGTGCCCTGAAGGAACAATTCCGGTCCGAAGGACGAAAAAGGATGACATATTAAGAACAAGCTCTGTTCAGCATTTTGGAAAGAAGAAGCAAAGTAGCTTCCCTCAGCCAAAACCTGCAAAACCTCTACCTGACATCATCAGTCAGAGTGGCCACCAG CATGCCATAGTGTATGTGGAGGGAGATAAGTATTATGGAGCCAAGGCAACCATAAACGTTTGGGACCCAAAAATTCAACAACCCAATGAATTTAGCCTTTCTCAAATGTGGATTTTGGGTGGCTCTTTTGGTCAAGATCTCAACAGCATTGAAGCAGGTTGGCag GTCAGCCCTGATTTGTATGGAGACAACAACACTAGACTCTTCACTTATTGGACA AGTGATGCATATCAAGCTACTGGTTGTTATAATCTCCTTTGCTCTGGCTTTATTCAAATTAACAGTGATATAGCCCTGGGAGCAAGCATCTCCCCACTTTCTAAGTATAGCTCTTCCCAATATGATATCAGCATCCTGGTCTGGAag GACCCCAAAGAGGGTAACTGGTGGATGCAGTTTGGTAATGATCATGTTATGGGATACTGGCCGGCTCCTCTATTCTCGTACCTCTCCGACAGTGCGTCAATGATTGAGTGGGGGGGAGAGGTCGTGAACTCCGAGTCCGACGGCCAACACACCTCGACTCAAATGGGGAGTGGCCATTTCCCTGAGGAAGGTTTTGGCAAGGCTAGTTACTTCAAGAACATTCAGATTGTTGATGGTGACAACAAGCTTAGAGCTCCAAAAGACCTTGGCACTTACACTGAGCAAGATAGCTGCTACAATGTTCAAACTGGTAGTGCTGGAGATTGGGGTAACTACTTCTACTATGGTGGTCCTGGTAGAAATCCAAATTGCCCTTGA
- the LOC114422044 gene encoding uncharacterized protein LOC114422044 isoform X3, with protein sequence MITCLSIVAGTNTHFLSPATSPDGDVIDCIHVTHQPAFDHPDLKNHKIQMKPNFHPEGHPFGESKVSSNSKPITQLWHQNGRCPEGTIPVRRTKKDDILRTSSVQHFGKKKQSSFPQPKPAKPLPDIISQSGHQHAIVYVEGDKYYGAKATINVWDPKIQQPNEFSLSQMWILGGSFGQDLNSIEAGWQVSPDLYGDNNTRLFTYWTSDAYQATGCYNLLCSGFIQINSDIALGASISPLSKYSSSQYDISILVWKDPKEGNWWMQFGNDHVMGYWPAPLFSYLSDSASMIEWGGEVVNSESDGQHTSTQMGSGHFPEEGFGKASYFKNIQIVDGDNKLRAPKDLGTYTEQDSCYNVQTGSAGDWGNYFYYGGPGRNPNCP encoded by the exons ATGATCACATGCTTGTCCATTGTAGCGGGAACTAACACACACTTTCTCTCTCCTGCCACT AGTCCTGATGGAGATGTTATTGATTGCATCCATGTTACACACCAGCCAGCTTTTGATCACCCTGACCTCAAAAATCACAAGATTCAG ATGAAACCAAATTTCCATCCAGAAGGGCATCCTTTTGGAGAAAGCAAAGTCTCTTCAAATTCAAAGCCTATTACTCAGCTGTGGCACCAAAATGGGAGGTGCCCTGAAGGAACAATTCCGGTCCGAAGGACGAAAAAGGATGACATATTAAGAACAAGCTCTGTTCAGCATTTTGGAAAGAAGAAGCAAAGTAGCTTCCCTCAGCCAAAACCTGCAAAACCTCTACCTGACATCATCAGTCAGAGTGGCCACCAG CATGCCATAGTGTATGTGGAGGGAGATAAGTATTATGGAGCCAAGGCAACCATAAACGTTTGGGACCCAAAAATTCAACAACCCAATGAATTTAGCCTTTCTCAAATGTGGATTTTGGGTGGCTCTTTTGGTCAAGATCTCAACAGCATTGAAGCAGGTTGGCag GTCAGCCCTGATTTGTATGGAGACAACAACACTAGACTCTTCACTTATTGGACA AGTGATGCATATCAAGCTACTGGTTGTTATAATCTCCTTTGCTCTGGCTTTATTCAAATTAACAGTGATATAGCCCTGGGAGCAAGCATCTCCCCACTTTCTAAGTATAGCTCTTCCCAATATGATATCAGCATCCTGGTCTGGAag GACCCCAAAGAGGGTAACTGGTGGATGCAGTTTGGTAATGATCATGTTATGGGATACTGGCCGGCTCCTCTATTCTCGTACCTCTCCGACAGTGCGTCAATGATTGAGTGGGGGGGAGAGGTCGTGAACTCCGAGTCCGACGGCCAACACACCTCGACTCAAATGGGGAGTGGCCATTTCCCTGAGGAAGGTTTTGGCAAGGCTAGTTACTTCAAGAACATTCAGATTGTTGATGGTGACAACAAGCTTAGAGCTCCAAAAGACCTTGGCACTTACACTGAGCAAGATAGCTGCTACAATGTTCAAACTGGTAGTGCTGGAGATTGGGGTAACTACTTCTACTATGGTGGTCCTGGTAGAAATCCAAATTGCCCTTGA
- the LOC114422044 gene encoding uncharacterized protein LOC114422044 isoform X4, whose translation MSPDGDVIDCIHVTHQPAFDHPDLKNHKIQMKPNFHPEGHPFGESKVSSNSKPITQLWHQNGRCPEGTIPVRRTKKDDILRTSSVQHFGKKKQSSFPQPKPAKPLPDIISQSGHQHAIVYVEGDKYYGAKATINVWDPKIQQPNEFSLSQMWILGGSFGQDLNSIEAGWQVSPDLYGDNNTRLFTYWTSDAYQATGCYNLLCSGFIQINSDIALGASISPLSKYSSSQYDISILVWKDPKEGNWWMQFGNDHVMGYWPAPLFSYLSDSASMIEWGGEVVNSESDGQHTSTQMGSGHFPEEGFGKASYFKNIQIVDGDNKLRAPKDLGTYTEQDSCYNVQTGSAGDWGNYFYYGGPGRNPNCP comes from the exons ATG AGTCCTGATGGAGATGTTATTGATTGCATCCATGTTACACACCAGCCAGCTTTTGATCACCCTGACCTCAAAAATCACAAGATTCAG ATGAAACCAAATTTCCATCCAGAAGGGCATCCTTTTGGAGAAAGCAAAGTCTCTTCAAATTCAAAGCCTATTACTCAGCTGTGGCACCAAAATGGGAGGTGCCCTGAAGGAACAATTCCGGTCCGAAGGACGAAAAAGGATGACATATTAAGAACAAGCTCTGTTCAGCATTTTGGAAAGAAGAAGCAAAGTAGCTTCCCTCAGCCAAAACCTGCAAAACCTCTACCTGACATCATCAGTCAGAGTGGCCACCAG CATGCCATAGTGTATGTGGAGGGAGATAAGTATTATGGAGCCAAGGCAACCATAAACGTTTGGGACCCAAAAATTCAACAACCCAATGAATTTAGCCTTTCTCAAATGTGGATTTTGGGTGGCTCTTTTGGTCAAGATCTCAACAGCATTGAAGCAGGTTGGCag GTCAGCCCTGATTTGTATGGAGACAACAACACTAGACTCTTCACTTATTGGACA AGTGATGCATATCAAGCTACTGGTTGTTATAATCTCCTTTGCTCTGGCTTTATTCAAATTAACAGTGATATAGCCCTGGGAGCAAGCATCTCCCCACTTTCTAAGTATAGCTCTTCCCAATATGATATCAGCATCCTGGTCTGGAag GACCCCAAAGAGGGTAACTGGTGGATGCAGTTTGGTAATGATCATGTTATGGGATACTGGCCGGCTCCTCTATTCTCGTACCTCTCCGACAGTGCGTCAATGATTGAGTGGGGGGGAGAGGTCGTGAACTCCGAGTCCGACGGCCAACACACCTCGACTCAAATGGGGAGTGGCCATTTCCCTGAGGAAGGTTTTGGCAAGGCTAGTTACTTCAAGAACATTCAGATTGTTGATGGTGACAACAAGCTTAGAGCTCCAAAAGACCTTGGCACTTACACTGAGCAAGATAGCTGCTACAATGTTCAAACTGGTAGTGCTGGAGATTGGGGTAACTACTTCTACTATGGTGGTCCTGGTAGAAATCCAAATTGCCCTTGA
- the LOC114422044 gene encoding uncharacterized protein LOC114422044 isoform X1 — protein sequence MPLSFSLASVGSFFCRIVRNKTTHKEHPRGGNLKGPSLTQPCQRCQAHFFVCVCSKGWWCGACCGWWWSAQDKRQSKVVAMGKVVLLFLCMVLVVVPLACTDSIQKLEVQKHLKNLNRPPVRSIKSPDGDVIDCIHVTHQPAFDHPDLKNHKIQMKPNFHPEGHPFGESKVSSNSKPITQLWHQNGRCPEGTIPVRRTKKDDILRTSSVQHFGKKKQSSFPQPKPAKPLPDIISQSGHQHAIVYVEGDKYYGAKATINVWDPKIQQPNEFSLSQMWILGGSFGQDLNSIEAGWQVSPDLYGDNNTRLFTYWTSDAYQATGCYNLLCSGFIQINSDIALGASISPLSKYSSSQYDISILVWKDPKEGNWWMQFGNDHVMGYWPAPLFSYLSDSASMIEWGGEVVNSESDGQHTSTQMGSGHFPEEGFGKASYFKNIQIVDGDNKLRAPKDLGTYTEQDSCYNVQTGSAGDWGNYFYYGGPGRNPNCP from the exons ATgcccctctctttttcccttgcAAGCGTCGGCAGTTTCTTTTGTAGGATTGTGAGGAACAAAACTACTCATAAGGAACACCCAAGAGGAGGGAATTTGAAGGGCCCCTCTCTCACTCAACCCTGTCAAAGGTGTCAAgcacatttttttgtttgtgtgtgtaGCAAAGGGTGGTGGTGTGGTGCTTGTTGTGGTTGGTGGTGGAGTGCGCAGGATAAGCGGCAAAGTAAG GTTGTTGCAATGGGGAAGGTTGTGTTGTTGTTTCTTTGCATGGTATTGGTGGTGGTGCCTTTGGCTTGTACTGATTCAATTCAGAAGCTTGAGGTTCAGAAGCACTTGAAGAACTTGAATAGGCCTCCTGTTAGGTCCATCAAG AGTCCTGATGGAGATGTTATTGATTGCATCCATGTTACACACCAGCCAGCTTTTGATCACCCTGACCTCAAAAATCACAAGATTCAG ATGAAACCAAATTTCCATCCAGAAGGGCATCCTTTTGGAGAAAGCAAAGTCTCTTCAAATTCAAAGCCTATTACTCAGCTGTGGCACCAAAATGGGAGGTGCCCTGAAGGAACAATTCCGGTCCGAAGGACGAAAAAGGATGACATATTAAGAACAAGCTCTGTTCAGCATTTTGGAAAGAAGAAGCAAAGTAGCTTCCCTCAGCCAAAACCTGCAAAACCTCTACCTGACATCATCAGTCAGAGTGGCCACCAG CATGCCATAGTGTATGTGGAGGGAGATAAGTATTATGGAGCCAAGGCAACCATAAACGTTTGGGACCCAAAAATTCAACAACCCAATGAATTTAGCCTTTCTCAAATGTGGATTTTGGGTGGCTCTTTTGGTCAAGATCTCAACAGCATTGAAGCAGGTTGGCag GTCAGCCCTGATTTGTATGGAGACAACAACACTAGACTCTTCACTTATTGGACA AGTGATGCATATCAAGCTACTGGTTGTTATAATCTCCTTTGCTCTGGCTTTATTCAAATTAACAGTGATATAGCCCTGGGAGCAAGCATCTCCCCACTTTCTAAGTATAGCTCTTCCCAATATGATATCAGCATCCTGGTCTGGAag GACCCCAAAGAGGGTAACTGGTGGATGCAGTTTGGTAATGATCATGTTATGGGATACTGGCCGGCTCCTCTATTCTCGTACCTCTCCGACAGTGCGTCAATGATTGAGTGGGGGGGAGAGGTCGTGAACTCCGAGTCCGACGGCCAACACACCTCGACTCAAATGGGGAGTGGCCATTTCCCTGAGGAAGGTTTTGGCAAGGCTAGTTACTTCAAGAACATTCAGATTGTTGATGGTGACAACAAGCTTAGAGCTCCAAAAGACCTTGGCACTTACACTGAGCAAGATAGCTGCTACAATGTTCAAACTGGTAGTGCTGGAGATTGGGGTAACTACTTCTACTATGGTGGTCCTGGTAGAAATCCAAATTGCCCTTGA